Proteins co-encoded in one Aspergillus flavus chromosome 2, complete sequence genomic window:
- a CDS encoding CwfJ domain protein: MASKIIVIGGVNCQLREVFTKLAKLHVKQSFSFAIVVGDLFGDCSTEQELDEISALFQGSISVPLPTYFTLGSRPLPTRVIERIEANDEVCPNLYFLGKRGTLKTSEGIRLVALGGNLETESQSSDKYHPGYTESDARALYGAHSADILITHQWPKGIRTRSQVPIPDEATKPEEVQCIADLSSTLKPRYHLSSAPEFFYEREPFFHMPPEDNPDAKPLTRFISLASYNNPSKQKWMYAFTLDPKTPHPLTIPTGATASPLAPVQTKRKPLSSQKESYSRFAIDDEGSNRPRKRARGPPPGPDQCFFCLSNPNIATHLITSIGNEAYLTTAKGPLPTSKTFPTLGFPGHMLIIPFTHTPTLSSIPDEDSRLATYKEMHRYRQALHSMLKSKTNSSLGAVTWEVSRGNGIHTHWQFLPVPGDLITRGLVTAAFKVEAENLKYPKFESPSSTDPSAEPGDFFRVWIWGPNKNSDSDADADASSGETERMLLLPLGPDFRFDLQFGRRVMAKLMELEGRINWKNDVQSQEEEEADATAFKDAFKEFDFTLEE, from the coding sequence AATTGTAATTGGTGGCGTAAACTGCCAGCTCCGAGAAGTATTCACGAAGCTGGCTAAACTTCACGTGAAGCAATCTTTCTCATTCGCGATTGTTGTCGGCGACCTATTCGGCGACTGCTCGACAGAGCAGGAACTGGATGAGATCTCTGCGCTGTTCCAAGGGAGTATCAGCGTGCCACTCCCGACATACTTCACCTTGGGTAGTCGGCCTCTTCCCACCAGGGTAATCGAAAGAATCGAGGCCAACGACGAAGTTTGCCCGAACCTCTATTTCTTGGGCAAACGCGGCACTCTGAAAACCTCTGAGGGCATCCGGCTCGTCGCTCTAGGCGGCAACCTGGAGACAGAAAGCCAATCCTCCGACAAGTATCACCCAGGCTACACAGAGTCAGATGCCAGGGCACTCTACGGCGCCCACAGCGccgacatcctcatcacccaTCAATGGCCGAAGGGGATCCGCACACGCTCCCAAGTCCCGATCCCAGATGAAGCAACCAAGCCCGAAGAAGTGCAATGCATCGCAGACCTCAGCTCAACCCTGAAACCTCGCTACCACCTCTCATCAGCGCCCGAGTTCTTCTACGAACGAGAACCCTTCTTCCACATGCCCCCGGAAGACAACCCGGACGCCAAACCCCTAACCCGCTTCATCAGCCTCGCATCCTACAACAACCCCTCCAAGCAAAAATGGATGTACGCATTCACGCTCGACCCCAAAACCCCCCACCCATTAACCATCCCTACCGGCGCAACCGCCTCCCCCCTGGCCCCCGTCCAAACCAAACGCAAGCCCCTCTCCAGCCAAAAAGAATCCTACAGCCGCTTCGCCATCGACGACGAGGGCAGCAATCGCCCCCGCAAGCGTGCCCGCGGGCCCCCACCAGGCCCCGACCAgtgcttcttctgcctctccaaccccaacatcgCAACCCACCTCATCACCTCCATCGGAAACGAAGCCTACCTCACAACAGCCAAGGGCCCCCTCCCCACCTCCAAGACCTTCCCAACCCTCGGCTTTCCAGGCCACatgctcatcatcccctTCACCCACACCCCAACCCTATCCAGCATCCCAGACGAGGACTCCCGCCTCGCAACCTACAAAGAAATGCACCGCTACCGCCAAGCCCTGCACTCCATGCTCAAATCCAAAACCAACTCCTCCCTCGGCGCCGTAACCTGGGAAGTCAGCCGCGGAAACGGCATCCACACCCACTGGCAATTCCTCCCCGTTCCCGGCGACCTAATCACCCGCGGCCTCGTAACCGCCGCATTCAAAGTGGAAGCGGAGAACCTCAAATACCCCAAGTTCGAGTCTCCGTCGTCGACTGACCCCAGCGCCGAACCGGGCGATTTCTTCCGCGTCTGGATTTGGGGTCCGAACAAGAATTCTGACTCTGacgctgatgctgatgcttCTTCGGGGGAGACGGAGAGAATGCTGCTCTTGCCGCTTGGCCCGGACTTCAGGTTTGATCTCCAGTTCGGACGGAGGGTTATGGCGAAGTTGATGGAGCTTGAGGGCCGGATTAATTGGAAGAATGATGTGCAGTcgcaggaggaagaggaggctgaTGCTACTGCTTTTAAGGATGCGTTTAAGGAGTTTGATTTTACTTTGGAAGAATGA